In the genome of Paenibacillus sp. FSL R5-0766, one region contains:
- the spoVB gene encoding stage V sporulation protein B, translating into MKKQTFIQGAMILLAAGIINRILGFIPRIALPRVIGAEGVGIYQLSYPFFIVLVTLITGGIPLAVAKLVAEADTGANRYSPQRILQVSLSFTLTLGVVFMFLCILFAPWVTKYVLTDERVYHTFVSMSPMIAIIAVSAVYRGYFQGKQNMMPTAISSIVETIIRIVCVIWFAWLLLPHGIAQAAAGAMLGALVGEFGGMLVLLWKYNRQKKELPLAKQQNMPNLTTKPSGTPQPGLIRRLLAISIPVTAGRLVGSLSYLAETIVTAQSLALAGISKGLATAQYGALQGMIIPLLLLPGALTSSLATSLVPSLSEASAQGDRALIHKRMHQALRLALVTGAPFSVFMYVLAEPMCLVLYNDASIGSMLKLMAPFALFIYIQAPLQAALQALDRPGKALLNTFIGAVIKITLILTLASRPEYGIFGAVIAICVNSTVVTLLHAQSVRKLLQFRFKMLDWVKTGAGMFIMGAATLLVYEETAMILPFWVRMLLAPFVGLIVYFIVMGWTKMIDFHDLSRAPLIGSWFKRRSGK; encoded by the coding sequence TTGAAGAAACAGACATTTATCCAGGGGGCCATGATCCTGCTCGCGGCAGGCATAATTAATCGAATACTTGGTTTCATTCCGCGCATTGCGCTGCCACGAGTCATTGGTGCAGAAGGTGTTGGCATCTACCAATTGAGCTATCCCTTTTTTATTGTACTGGTGACATTAATTACGGGTGGTATTCCGCTCGCCGTAGCCAAGCTCGTAGCCGAAGCTGATACCGGTGCCAATCGTTATTCCCCTCAGCGAATCCTGCAAGTAAGCTTAAGCTTTACGCTAACTCTGGGTGTTGTATTCATGTTTTTGTGCATCCTATTTGCACCCTGGGTTACCAAGTACGTGCTCACAGATGAGCGGGTGTACCATACGTTCGTTAGTATGAGCCCTATGATTGCCATTATCGCTGTATCTGCTGTTTACAGAGGGTATTTCCAAGGTAAGCAAAACATGATGCCTACTGCCATTTCATCCATTGTTGAAACCATCATTCGTATCGTCTGTGTCATTTGGTTTGCCTGGCTTCTCCTCCCCCACGGTATTGCCCAAGCTGCTGCTGGTGCCATGCTGGGCGCCCTCGTTGGAGAATTCGGCGGTATGCTTGTACTCTTGTGGAAGTATAACAGGCAGAAGAAAGAGTTACCGCTCGCTAAGCAACAGAACATGCCCAATCTCACAACCAAACCTTCGGGTACTCCACAGCCCGGATTAATCCGGCGTTTGCTTGCAATCTCTATTCCTGTTACAGCAGGCCGATTGGTTGGCTCCTTATCCTATCTGGCCGAAACTATTGTTACTGCCCAAAGTCTGGCTCTGGCAGGCATATCCAAAGGGCTTGCTACAGCACAATATGGTGCATTACAAGGTATGATTATTCCTTTGTTGCTGTTGCCGGGGGCATTAACCTCATCGCTCGCGACATCACTTGTGCCTTCACTGTCCGAGGCTTCTGCCCAGGGAGATCGCGCACTGATTCACAAACGAATGCATCAGGCATTACGCTTGGCACTTGTGACAGGTGCTCCATTTTCTGTATTTATGTATGTGCTTGCCGAACCGATGTGTCTTGTTCTGTATAATGATGCATCGATCGGAAGCATGCTGAAGCTAATGGCTCCTTTTGCGTTGTTCATTTATATTCAAGCTCCTCTTCAAGCTGCGTTACAAGCTCTTGACCGTCCAGGTAAAGCACTGCTGAATACGTTTATCGGTGCGGTTATCAAAATCACCTTAATTTTAACACTCGCTTCCCGGCCCGAGTATGGCATCTTCGGTGCGGTTATTGCTATCTGTGTAAATTCTACTGTGGTTACCCTACTACATGCCCAAAGCGTACGTAAACTGCTACAGTTCCGCTTCAAAATGTTGGATTGGGTCAAGACGGGCGCAGGAATGTTTATCATGGGGGCAGCGACCCTACTCGTATACGAAGAGACTGCAATGATATTGCCTTTTTGGGTCAGGATGCTTCTCGCTCCTTTTGTCGGGCTTATCGTGTATTTCATCGTCATGGGCTGGACCAAAATGATTGACTTTCATGATCTGTCCCGTGCTCCTTTGATTGGTTCATGGTTCAAGCGCCGATCAGGCAAATGA
- a CDS encoding DUF421 domain-containing protein, translating into MNFPDVGSHIFRTILMYFLVYCAMRVMGKREIGKLSMFDLVVSIMLAEMAAFVIADIDKPLYHGIAPMLTLIIVQIGMAFIGLKSRRLRLMIDGKPTVLISKGVLHRDEMRKQRYNLDDLLQQLREQNVDSIGEVDFAILETTGKLTVFPKDENTSNDSNSSGSDSEDSSSSRSKTGKNQIDGFPNIKYEGLPLPLIMDGKVQDQNLEIIQKTRFWLKNQIQNNGILDFKDVFICSIDHNGKIYVSPKDDKK; encoded by the coding sequence GTGAACTTCCCAGATGTCGGATCACATATCTTTCGAACCATTCTCATGTACTTTCTGGTGTACTGTGCAATGAGGGTTATGGGTAAACGTGAGATTGGAAAGCTGTCCATGTTTGATCTGGTCGTGTCGATTATGCTCGCTGAGATGGCTGCCTTTGTTATTGCAGATATAGATAAACCCTTGTATCATGGGATTGCCCCCATGCTTACCTTGATCATTGTACAGATCGGAATGGCCTTTATTGGTCTTAAAAGTCGGCGTCTTCGCCTGATGATTGATGGCAAACCTACAGTTTTGATCTCCAAAGGCGTTCTTCACCGGGATGAGATGCGGAAGCAACGATATAATCTGGATGATCTATTGCAACAACTCCGTGAACAGAATGTAGACAGTATCGGTGAGGTTGATTTCGCTATTTTGGAGACCACAGGCAAGCTGACCGTTTTTCCCAAGGATGAGAATACTTCAAACGATAGCAATTCTTCCGGTTCTGACTCAGAAGATTCTTCCTCCAGTAGATCCAAAACGGGAAAAAATCAGATTGACGGATTTCCAAATATCAAATATGAAGGTCTACCACTCCCCTTAATTATGGACGGAAAGGTCCAGGATCAGAATCTGGAGATCATCCAGAAAACGAGATTTTGGCTGAAAAATCAAATTCAAAATAATGGAATTCTGGATTTCAAGGATGTATTTATATGCTCCATTGACCACAATGGGAAGATATATGTTAGTCCAAAAGATGATAAAAAATGA
- a CDS encoding TIGR04086 family membrane protein — translation MQLIRRLVSFRVSNPILSGLCQAFVWMFIGALILSLFLWMSGMREQDLSLYTYVVHGLSLLIGGFVAGKRSGEKGWYYGGITGIVYGLLVLLIGFLALDASFNWKDSLQLLSAFFISALGGMFGVNTHRS, via the coding sequence ATGCAATTGATCCGCCGCTTGGTTTCGTTTCGAGTGTCCAATCCGATTCTGTCAGGCCTCTGTCAGGCTTTTGTATGGATGTTTATCGGGGCATTAATTCTCTCCTTGTTTCTCTGGATGAGCGGAATGCGGGAACAGGACCTCTCGCTCTATACCTATGTTGTTCATGGCTTGTCATTATTAATTGGTGGTTTTGTGGCAGGCAAACGTTCTGGTGAAAAAGGATGGTACTACGGAGGCATTACAGGAATCGTATATGGACTCCTTGTGCTGTTGATCGGATTTCTCGCGCTGGATGCTTCGTTTAATTGGAAGGATAGTTTACAACTGCTTAGTGCTTTCTTCATTTCAGCTCTCGGTGGCATGTTCGGTGTTAATACGCATCGCTCCTAA
- the yajC gene encoding preprotein translocase subunit YajC, with translation MFQGMTLAGTQAGGGIVSLIVPLVLMVAIFYFLMIRPQNKKQKQRNSMLSQLKKGDKIVTIGGLHGTIAEITDDVVVLRVNDVTKLTFDRNAISSAVARDTAVE, from the coding sequence ATGTTTCAGGGAATGACTCTAGCAGGAACACAAGCGGGTGGAGGCATTGTATCTTTGATTGTACCTTTGGTACTCATGGTTGCAATTTTCTACTTCTTGATGATTCGTCCACAGAACAAAAAGCAAAAGCAACGGAATTCGATGCTGAGCCAATTGAAAAAGGGCGATAAAATTGTAACGATTGGTGGCCTTCACGGTACGATCGCTGAGATTACGGATGATGTGGTTGTATTGCGTGTAAACGATGTAACTAAACTGACGTTTGATCGTAATGCAATCAGCAGTGCTGTAGCTCGTGATACGGCTGTTGAATAG
- the tgt gene encoding tRNA guanosine(34) transglycosylase Tgt, with the protein MAAITYEHIKTCKQSGARLGRVHTPHGVIETPTFMPVGTQATVKTMSPEELKEMDAQIILSNTYHLFLRPGHEIIREAGGLHKFMNWDRPILTDSGGFQVFSLSEMRKITEEGVNFRSHLNGDKKFLSPEVAMEIQNALGSDIMMAFDECPPYPAEYEYVKKSLERTSRWAERCLESHARPHDQGLFAIVQGGMHEDLRRQSAADLTSMDFPGYAIGGLSVGEPKHLMYGVLDYTLPLLPSNKPRYLMGVGSPDALIEGSIRGVDMFDCVLPTRIARNGTTMTSQGRLVIRNAKFATDFGPLDPECDCYTCRNYSRAYLRHLIKADETFGLRLTTIHNLHFLQNLMRNVRKAIMEDRLLDFRDEFFDQYGLHDNDKGF; encoded by the coding sequence ATGGCAGCAATTACGTATGAACATATCAAAACTTGCAAACAATCCGGTGCACGTCTGGGACGTGTACATACACCTCACGGTGTTATTGAGACACCAACCTTTATGCCTGTAGGTACACAGGCGACTGTCAAAACAATGAGCCCTGAAGAGTTGAAAGAAATGGATGCTCAGATTATTTTGAGTAATACCTATCACCTGTTTCTGAGACCAGGACATGAAATCATCCGTGAAGCTGGCGGGTTGCACAAATTCATGAACTGGGATCGTCCAATTCTGACGGACAGCGGCGGATTCCAAGTGTTTTCTCTCAGCGAGATGCGCAAGATTACGGAAGAAGGTGTTAACTTCCGTTCTCATCTGAATGGAGACAAGAAGTTCCTTTCTCCTGAAGTGGCGATGGAAATCCAGAATGCACTTGGCTCCGATATTATGATGGCTTTTGATGAATGCCCACCGTATCCGGCTGAATATGAATATGTAAAAAAATCACTCGAAAGAACAAGCCGCTGGGCAGAACGTTGCCTCGAAAGTCACGCTCGTCCGCATGACCAAGGTCTGTTTGCCATCGTACAGGGAGGCATGCATGAAGATCTTCGCCGTCAGAGCGCTGCAGATTTGACTTCCATGGATTTCCCGGGGTATGCTATTGGTGGACTGAGTGTTGGAGAACCGAAACATTTGATGTATGGTGTATTGGATTATACGTTACCTTTGTTGCCGTCCAATAAACCACGTTATTTGATGGGGGTAGGTTCGCCCGATGCGTTGATTGAGGGATCTATTCGTGGAGTGGACATGTTCGATTGTGTTCTGCCTACTCGGATTGCCCGTAACGGAACAACGATGACCAGCCAAGGACGTCTGGTAATTCGTAATGCCAAGTTTGCAACTGATTTTGGACCATTAGATCCTGAATGTGATTGTTACACTTGTCGCAACTATTCCAGAGCTTATCTGCGTCATTTGATCAAAGCAGATGAAACATTTGGCCTGCGTTTGACAACGATCCATAATCTTCATTTCTTGCAGAATTTGATGCGTAATGTACGTAAAGCCATTATGGAAGATCGTTTGCTTGATTTCCGGGATGAATTTTTCGATCAATATGGTCTTCATGACAATGACAAAGGTTTCTGA
- the queA gene encoding tRNA preQ1(34) S-adenosylmethionine ribosyltransferase-isomerase QueA, with amino-acid sequence MNVNLYDFELPEQLIAQTPLLDRTASRLLTLNKDSGEINHQTFPDIIDFLNPGDTLILNDTRVLPARLFGTKEDTGAKAEVLLLKNVEGDRWEALVKPGKKLKAGSVIVFGEELKAIIEEEGEMGARTLTFTYDGIFQEILDRLGEMPLPPYIKETLDDRERYQTVYAKHEGSAAAPTAGLHFTDELLDQIRAKGVNVAFITLHVGLGTFRPMSVDVVEDHVMHEEYYSLSQETADLINQTKENGHRVFAVGTTSCRTLETVGSKFENGILQASSGWTSIFIYPGYSFKVIDGMLTNFHLPKSTLVMLVSALAGREHIMQAYEEAIQEKYRFFSFGDAMLIY; translated from the coding sequence ATGAATGTGAACTTATATGATTTTGAATTACCAGAGCAATTGATTGCACAGACGCCGTTGCTTGATCGCACGGCATCCCGGTTGCTTACCTTGAACAAAGATAGTGGTGAGATTAATCATCAGACGTTTCCCGATATTATCGATTTTCTGAATCCCGGCGATACATTGATTCTGAATGATACACGTGTTCTACCAGCCCGTCTATTCGGTACAAAAGAAGATACCGGAGCAAAAGCGGAAGTGTTATTGCTCAAAAATGTGGAAGGTGACAGGTGGGAAGCACTGGTTAAGCCGGGTAAAAAGCTGAAAGCTGGTTCGGTCATCGTATTCGGTGAGGAACTGAAGGCAATCATTGAAGAAGAGGGCGAGATGGGGGCACGTACACTTACGTTTACGTATGATGGAATCTTCCAAGAGATTTTGGACCGTCTGGGTGAGATGCCGTTGCCACCTTATATCAAGGAGACATTGGATGACCGCGAACGGTATCAGACCGTGTACGCCAAGCATGAAGGATCGGCGGCTGCACCTACAGCGGGACTGCACTTTACGGATGAATTGTTGGATCAGATTCGTGCCAAAGGTGTTAATGTGGCCTTCATCACGCTTCATGTAGGACTGGGAACATTCAGACCGATGTCGGTTGACGTTGTTGAAGATCATGTCATGCATGAGGAGTATTACTCTTTGTCACAAGAAACGGCAGATCTGATTAACCAGACCAAAGAGAATGGACACCGTGTTTTTGCGGTTGGGACAACGAGCTGTCGGACTTTGGAAACGGTAGGCAGCAAATTTGAAAATGGCATACTGCAAGCGAGCAGCGGATGGACCAGCATTTTCATCTATCCGGGCTATTCCTTCAAAGTGATCGATGGGATGCTTACGAATTTTCATCTCCCGAAATCCACGTTGGTTATGTTGGTTAGCGCACTAGCAGGCAGGGAACATATTATGCAGGCATATGAGGAAGCCATCCAAGAGAAATACCGGTTCTTCAGCTTCGGCGATGCCATGTTGATATATTAG
- a CDS encoding SpoIID/LytB domain-containing protein, which produces MGKAIRTKKWSRRLKVLAAALLTVGCLQVPAYAAGNDGQTIRVAMFANLGSTYKSTTPLITLESTGQWSIQSESGANVSLPAGQVRFSADGFRVKVLETADFKVASAAAKLLQATADKPLLFTTSVNGNAIYQLYTGNYATEALAGQAVTRVQKVAAAQLAGQKPAVTGSKRLSAGTYGSIQEAEAAQANLLSAGVSSAYPVLQLSGGSQAYAVWVGEASTDAELTALKNSVEAKAPGVSLSPVNNSAGLIIRQDAGLSTDALKTAPHYTVAGTESKALVQGNGNGIKVVERSQRTYRGDMEISIVSGDLALVNVVPLEQYLYSVVGAEVYSSWPAEALKVQAVAARSYALQQGERFKIANVVDTTLSQAYNGIGSENDKVTSAVDATAGEVVKSGGKIIEAVFSSNAGGQTAHPSEVWNGGAGVFTNVVSSGDTSAQAGLHTWYHVLLGTGVSGYIREDNIKELTTKTNAGLAKVTVTAQNTNVRAVPLIQSTVEPVAKMNPGNEAVVLAKVAQSNDYAWVRGPFTSAQLVKSLQGKTTASVPASISTLEVTKRGPSGRALEVTANGQAMTVKYADTYRSALGGLPSTLFDIAGTGSYTVLGADGKTTSKTGSNGASVLSSSGAGTSSSNALVVMSGDGQARAVTQGQTFMFIGQGNGHGLGLSQWGAKGMADEGYDYQAILKHYYQNATIVKE; this is translated from the coding sequence GTGGGAAAAGCAATACGAACGAAGAAGTGGAGTCGTCGATTGAAGGTACTGGCGGCAGCTCTTTTGACAGTAGGTTGTCTTCAAGTGCCTGCATATGCAGCAGGAAATGATGGACAGACGATCCGTGTAGCCATGTTTGCGAATCTGGGCAGTACGTATAAATCAACTACACCACTCATTACGCTTGAATCGACAGGACAATGGAGCATCCAATCGGAGAGCGGCGCAAATGTAAGCCTTCCGGCAGGGCAGGTTCGTTTCAGTGCAGATGGATTCCGAGTGAAAGTGTTGGAGACAGCGGATTTCAAGGTAGCATCTGCAGCAGCAAAATTGTTGCAGGCAACCGCAGATAAACCGTTGCTGTTCACAACGTCTGTGAATGGAAATGCCATTTACCAGCTCTACACAGGCAACTATGCAACGGAGGCACTGGCTGGACAAGCAGTTACACGAGTACAAAAGGTAGCAGCAGCTCAATTGGCTGGTCAAAAGCCAGCTGTAACGGGAAGTAAACGCCTGTCTGCTGGAACCTATGGTTCGATTCAGGAAGCAGAGGCAGCACAAGCCAACCTTTTATCAGCAGGGGTTAGCAGTGCCTATCCAGTCCTTCAACTGAGTGGAGGAAGCCAAGCCTATGCGGTATGGGTGGGTGAAGCTTCAACGGATGCGGAATTAACCGCATTGAAGAACAGTGTTGAAGCCAAAGCCCCAGGGGTGAGCCTTTCACCTGTCAACAATAGTGCAGGGCTCATCATCCGTCAGGATGCAGGATTAAGTACGGATGCACTGAAAACAGCTCCGCATTACACCGTTGCAGGTACTGAATCCAAAGCATTGGTACAAGGGAATGGCAATGGTATCAAAGTAGTGGAACGTTCCCAACGAACGTATCGTGGAGATATGGAAATCAGCATCGTAAGTGGTGATCTGGCGTTGGTCAACGTCGTTCCACTGGAGCAATACCTGTACTCTGTCGTAGGGGCAGAGGTGTATTCCTCCTGGCCTGCTGAAGCTCTGAAAGTTCAAGCCGTAGCTGCTCGATCCTACGCGCTTCAACAGGGTGAACGGTTCAAAATTGCGAATGTCGTGGATACAACACTCAGCCAAGCCTACAACGGGATTGGTTCGGAGAACGATAAAGTAACCAGTGCAGTGGATGCAACTGCTGGAGAAGTGGTCAAGAGCGGTGGGAAAATCATCGAAGCTGTATTCTCCTCCAATGCTGGCGGCCAGACGGCTCATCCTTCTGAGGTATGGAACGGCGGAGCAGGTGTGTTCACCAATGTGGTTAGCTCAGGGGATACATCAGCCCAGGCAGGATTACATACGTGGTACCATGTGCTGCTGGGTACAGGCGTTAGCGGGTACATTCGTGAGGATAACATCAAAGAATTAACGACCAAGACCAATGCGGGACTGGCAAAAGTGACGGTAACGGCTCAGAATACCAATGTGCGTGCCGTTCCGTTAATTCAATCCACCGTTGAACCTGTAGCCAAAATGAATCCAGGCAACGAAGCTGTTGTGTTGGCAAAAGTGGCTCAATCCAACGATTATGCTTGGGTAAGAGGACCTTTCACGTCTGCCCAGTTGGTTAAATCCCTTCAGGGTAAAACAACAGCGTCTGTTCCTGCTTCAATCTCAACCTTGGAAGTGACCAAGCGTGGACCTTCCGGAAGAGCACTTGAAGTCACTGCCAATGGACAGGCTATGACGGTGAAATATGCCGATACATACCGCTCTGCGCTCGGTGGATTACCGAGCACTTTATTTGATATTGCAGGGACCGGAAGTTATACTGTATTAGGCGCTGACGGCAAAACAACCAGTAAAACCGGCTCAAATGGTGCCTCTGTATTGTCTTCTTCTGGCGCAGGAACATCATCCAGTAATGCACTTGTGGTTATGAGTGGTGATGGTCAAGCGAGAGCGGTAACGCAGGGTCAGACCTTCATGTTCATTGGTCAGGGCAATGGCCACGGATTGGGCTTGTCCCAATGGGGAGCCAAAGGTATGGCAGATGAAGGGTATGATTACCAGGCAATATTGAAACACTATTATCAAAATGCGACTATTGTTAAGGAATGA
- the ruvB gene encoding Holliday junction branch migration DNA helicase RuvB encodes MDDRIISANLMMEDQNVELSLRPRYLNEYIGQNQVKENLKIYIEAAKFRNEALDHVLLYGPPGLGKTTLANIIANELGVNLRTTSGPAIERPGDLAALLTNLQEGDVLFIDEIHRLHRTVEEVMYPAMEDSALDIMIGKGPSARSVRLDLPPFTLIGATTRAGLLSAPLRDRFGVISRLEFYTVDELAYIVSRSTEILGVEIVGDAAQEIALRSRGTPRIANRLLKRVRDFAQVRGDGIITQTLAEEALQRLQIDPRGLDEIDHKMLKSMINSFRGGPVGLDTIAATIGEESQTIEDVYEPYLLQIGMIQRTPRGRIVTDLAYRHLGLPVPPRDGK; translated from the coding sequence ATGGATGATCGGATTATTTCCGCGAACCTGATGATGGAGGACCAGAATGTTGAGTTGAGCCTTCGTCCCCGGTATCTGAATGAATATATCGGGCAGAATCAGGTGAAGGAAAATTTAAAGATATATATTGAAGCTGCCAAATTTCGTAATGAGGCATTGGATCACGTTTTGTTATATGGACCACCTGGACTGGGTAAAACAACACTTGCCAATATTATTGCCAACGAACTGGGCGTTAACTTACGAACTACGTCGGGCCCGGCCATTGAACGCCCGGGTGATCTTGCAGCATTGTTAACCAATCTGCAGGAAGGCGATGTCCTGTTTATTGATGAGATTCATCGTTTGCATCGTACAGTTGAAGAAGTCATGTACCCTGCTATGGAAGATTCGGCATTGGATATTATGATTGGTAAAGGTCCAAGTGCACGTTCCGTTCGGCTGGATCTGCCGCCATTCACTCTGATTGGGGCTACAACGCGTGCTGGCTTGCTGTCTGCTCCACTTAGAGACCGATTTGGTGTTATCAGTCGCTTGGAATTCTATACGGTTGACGAGCTTGCTTATATCGTCTCACGCTCTACCGAAATTTTGGGTGTGGAGATTGTGGGAGATGCTGCGCAAGAGATTGCATTGCGCTCACGTGGGACACCGAGGATCGCCAACCGTTTGTTAAAACGAGTACGCGACTTTGCACAGGTGCGTGGTGACGGGATTATTACGCAGACACTGGCGGAAGAAGCACTGCAACGTCTCCAGATTGATCCGCGTGGCCTGGATGAGATTGATCATAAGATGCTCAAATCGATGATCAACAGCTTCCGGGGAGGCCCGGTAGGGCTGGATACAATTGCTGCTACAATCGGTGAAGAAAGTCAGACGATCGAGGATGTCTATGAACCGTATCTGCTTCAGATTGGTATGATTCAGCGTACACCAAGGGGCAGGATCGTAACAGATCTCGCCTATCGTCATTTGGGTCTTCCTGTTCCACCAAGAGACGGGAAATAA
- the ruvA gene encoding Holliday junction branch migration protein RuvA produces MIDFLRGQFIHVENDYIVLDVHGVGYRVFCPNPFAFAKQEGEITVYTHHHVREDAMLLFGFVTRDEQRLFRKLIEVSGIGPKVALGILAGGTPEHVVTAIYQENLTFLTKLPGIGKKTAQRMILDLKDKLDSFGAAAYATGLFAPPSEESGSGSAWDEAREGLKALGYTDSELDKVWLKLKKDVTTADSVDVLMKKALQMLFTG; encoded by the coding sequence ATGATTGATTTTCTAAGAGGACAGTTCATTCATGTAGAGAATGATTATATTGTGCTGGATGTTCATGGTGTAGGGTATCGCGTATTCTGTCCAAATCCATTTGCGTTTGCGAAGCAAGAAGGCGAAATTACCGTGTACACACACCATCATGTGCGTGAGGATGCGATGTTGCTGTTTGGATTTGTTACACGGGATGAGCAGCGTTTGTTCCGTAAACTAATTGAAGTATCTGGTATTGGTCCAAAAGTGGCACTGGGCATACTCGCTGGAGGTACACCAGAACATGTGGTTACGGCGATTTACCAGGAGAATCTTACGTTCTTGACCAAACTGCCAGGCATCGGAAAGAAGACTGCACAACGCATGATCCTGGATCTCAAGGATAAGCTGGATAGCTTTGGCGCGGCAGCGTATGCAACGGGGTTGTTCGCTCCTCCATCGGAAGAGTCGGGAAGTGGTTCAGCCTGGGATGAGGCACGTGAAGGTCTCAAGGCACTTGGGTATACTGACAGTGAGCTTGATAAAGTGTGGCTCAAATTGAAAAAGGATGTTACTACAGCAGATTCCGTTGATGTGTTGATGAAAAAGGCGCTGCAAATGCTGTTTACGGGATAA
- the ruvC gene encoding crossover junction endodeoxyribonuclease RuvC, with amino-acid sequence MRFLGIDPGIAIVGFGFVDKIGSKVVPVQYGCIQTEAHTPEEERLLHVYEGMVQLIDKYKPDAVALEKLFFNRNVTTAMSVSQARGVMVLAAAQKGLPIAEYTPMQIKQAVVGYGKAEKKQVQEMVKMFLRLQVVPKPDDVADALAVAVCHAHSYTLNSKLNEVLRK; translated from the coding sequence TTGCGTTTTTTGGGAATTGACCCGGGGATTGCGATTGTTGGTTTTGGTTTTGTGGATAAAATCGGCAGTAAGGTGGTACCCGTACAATATGGATGTATTCAGACGGAAGCTCATACCCCTGAAGAGGAACGGTTGCTTCACGTATATGAAGGTATGGTGCAATTGATTGATAAATACAAACCGGACGCAGTAGCGCTGGAGAAACTTTTTTTCAATCGGAACGTTACAACAGCGATGTCTGTGAGTCAGGCTAGAGGAGTTATGGTACTCGCTGCCGCACAGAAGGGTCTGCCTATTGCAGAGTATACGCCAATGCAGATCAAGCAGGCTGTTGTGGGGTACGGTAAAGCAGAGAAGAAGCAAGTACAGGAAATGGTCAAAATGTTCTTGCGTCTTCAGGTCGTTCCTAAGCCGGATGACGTAGCGGATGCATTGGCTGTAGCCGTGTGCCATGCACACTCTTATACATTAAATTCCAAGTTGAATGAGGTTTTGCGAAAATGA
- a CDS encoding BofC C-terminal domain-containing protein encodes MNTFNFRKQFKRRWRRWKRTVWMTAALLAVTILAYSGLSISSAIERLLTTNFSEATSVMGPVTQETRSEQEIQALVEQLDSDPEHLTSVVLETQYICGVETEQLGKMARPQLKMLLVQHPEWDATVGTSDELHLKQRVDDLSPLCKQQAYISIDAVGNLNLYEGKPGEEKVIRTFFQLDVGTLESSLPEGVLEQLQQGIRIQDKDEYDSVISTFSDYAVDEDHHLIRNGG; translated from the coding sequence GTGAACACGTTTAACTTCAGAAAACAATTCAAGAGACGCTGGCGAAGGTGGAAACGAACAGTATGGATGACGGCGGCTTTGCTTGCAGTTACGATATTGGCTTACAGCGGGTTGTCTATCTCATCGGCGATAGAGCGTTTGCTGACAACTAATTTTAGCGAGGCAACAAGTGTGATGGGTCCTGTTACGCAGGAAACAAGATCTGAACAGGAGATTCAGGCGTTAGTAGAGCAACTTGATTCTGATCCGGAACATTTAACGAGTGTGGTTTTGGAGACACAGTACATCTGCGGAGTGGAGACAGAGCAGTTAGGCAAAATGGCTAGACCGCAGTTGAAAATGCTGCTGGTTCAACATCCGGAATGGGATGCTACCGTTGGAACATCAGATGAGTTGCATTTGAAGCAACGTGTAGATGACCTTTCACCGCTATGTAAACAACAGGCTTATATCAGCATTGATGCTGTAGGGAACCTTAATTTGTACGAGGGAAAACCTGGAGAAGAGAAGGTTATTCGTACGTTCTTTCAATTGGATGTTGGGACATTGGAGAGTTCTTTGCCAGAAGGGGTACTGGAGCAATTGCAGCAGGGTATTCGGATTCAGGACAAGGATGAATATGATAGCGTAATCTCTACGTTCAGTGACTATGCCGTGGATGAAGACCATCATTTAATCCGTAATGGCGGGTAA